TGTTTCCAATGATGGATTTTTAGAGCAATTATTTAAGCTTGAAAGTTTTATTAGATATACAAAATGACAATAATTTCAAGAAGAACGATAAAAGAGAGCACATCCCAACAGGTGTTGCTTTAAAATGATTAAAACTAAGGGCAAACGTATAAACTAAAAAATTTGAACAATGAAGGTTATATTAGATATAAAAGACAATAAGGCTTTTCACCTTTTGGAAGTGCTAAAAAGTTTACCATATGTAAAAACAACCACAATTTCTGACGAAAAGGCTTTACTGATGGAAGAGATAAAAGAGGCTGTTGAAGAACTAAAACTGGTAAGAGATGGAAAACTTAAAGGCATAACTGCAAAACAGTTGTTGGATGAGTTATAACATAATCGCAGTTCCTACATTCAGAAAAGAATTAAAAAGGTTGGTAAAAAAATATAATTCTTTGAAAAAAGAAATATCTGCTTTATTTGAGAGCTTGGAGGATAACCCGGTACAGGGAACACTTTTAGGTAGAAACTGTTAAAAAATTCGTCTGTCTATCTCTTCTAAAGGTAAAGGTAAAAGCGGAGGCGCAAGGTTGATAACAAACATTGTCATTGCAGAAGAAACAGTTTACTTACTTACTCTCCATTTATGAAAAATCCGAAAAAGAAAATCTTACCGACAAAGAACTGGAAGAACTCCTGAAATATGTGCCTGAATAGTATTTAAGTTACAGTCTTGCGCCAATAGGGTGAAAATCAACCCTTATTTTCCTTCCAAATCCAATCCCAATTCTTTGAGCTGATCAGCATGTACCGGTGATGGTGCGTCGATCATCATGTCCCTGCCCTGATTGTTTTTAGGGAACGCTATAAAGTCTCTGATAGAAGATTGCCCATTCATCACCGCACATAGTCGATCAAATCCGAATGCCAGCCCTCCGTGTGGTGGTGCACCATACTCAAAAGCTCCAAGCAGAAATCCAAACTGTGCTTCAGCTTCTTCTTTACTGAAGCCCAGAAGGTCAAAGTTCCTGGATTGAAGTGCGCGGTCATGGATTCTGATACTACCTCCACCTATCTCAGCACCATTGATGACCATATCATAAGCATCAGCCTTCAGGCTTTTCATCGTCTCATGATCGCCGTTGAGCATACGTGGTATGTCTTCTTTTTTGGGAGATGTAAACGGATGATGCATCGCATGGAATCTACCTGACTCCTCGTCCCACTCCAATAGTGGAAAATCCAATACCCAAAGTGGTTTGAAATCGCCGGGTTTTGCCAGTTCAAGTCTTTTGCCCAACTCAAGCCTTAATTCACTGAGCTGTTTTCTGGTTTTTTCCGTTTCACCACTCAGGATCATGATCACATCACCTTTTTCAGCACTGAATCTTTGAGCCCAACTGTTCAACTCGTCATCTGTATAAAATTTGCCAATAGTGGACTTAATACTTCCATCTTCCTGATACTTGATATATACCAAACCTTTTGCTCCGATTTGTGGTCTTTGCAACCATTCGGTCAGGTCTTTCATATCTTTATTGGAGTATTTTTCTGCTATATCCCTGACACAAATGCCCACAACCAATTCTGCTTCATCAAAAACACTGAATCCTTTGCCTTTGACTACGTCATTCAACTCTACAAATTGCATATCATACCTGAGATCAGGTTTGTCCGAACCATAAAGTCTCAAAGCATCATCATAAGTCATTCTGGGAAAATCTCCGAGTTCAATGCTCAGAGTCTGCCTGAATAGGTGCCTCGTCAATCCTTCAAATGTGTTGAGTATATCTTCGATATGTACATATGACATCTCACAGTCTATCTGGGTAAACTCAGGTTGACGATCCGCTCTCAGATCCTCATCTCTGAAACACTTGACTATCTGAAAATATTTGTCCAAACCGGCAACCATCAATATCTGCTTGAAGGTCTGCGGAGACTGTGGTAATGCATAAAACTGACCCTGATTCAGCCTGCTGGGCACGACGAAATCTCTGGCGCCTTCAGGTGTACTTTTGATAAGAAATGGCGTCTCCACTTCTATAAACCCCTGACTGTCGAGATACTTTCTGGTTTCCAGTGCCAGCTTTGACCGGAATATGATATTGGATTGCACCGGTGATCTGCGCAGATCCAGATATCTGTACTTCATTCTGATATCATCGCCACCATCAGTTTCGTCTTCGATAGTAAATGGTGGTACCTTGGATTCATTGAGTACGTTGAATGTAGAAACTTCAATTTCAATATCACCTGTAGCTCGGTTGGGATTTTTACTGGACCTTTCCCGCACTATACCTGTCGCCTGGATGACAAATTCACGGGCCAGTTTCCTGGCTTGAGTACACAATTCAGCATTTTCATCCATATTGAATACTAATTGTGTCACTCCATACCTATCACGTACATCCACAAAAGTAAGACCACCCAGATCTCTGCCTTTTTGCACCCAACCTGCTATGGTGACCCTTTTTCCTAAATCTGCTATCCTTAGTTCGCCGCAATTATGACTTCTGTACATATTATTCTTAGTTAATCGTTATCAAATGTTTGGTATATTGGTTTGTAATCTTGTAACTCTTTAAATGAGGTCATTTTGTATTGTTTCATTGCTCATAAGCGACTTTCC
The sequence above is drawn from the Saprospiraceae bacterium genome and encodes:
- the aspS gene encoding aspartate--tRNA ligase — its product is MYRSHNCGELRIADLGKRVTIAGWVQKGRDLGGLTFVDVRDRYGVTQLVFNMDENAELCTQARKLAREFVIQATGIVRERSSKNPNRATGDIEIEVSTFNVLNESKVPPFTIEDETDGGDDIRMKYRYLDLRRSPVQSNIIFRSKLALETRKYLDSQGFIEVETPFLIKSTPEGARDFVVPSRLNQGQFYALPQSPQTFKQILMVAGLDKYFQIVKCFRDEDLRADRQPEFTQIDCEMSYVHIEDILNTFEGLTRHLFRQTLSIELGDFPRMTYDDALRLYGSDKPDLRYDMQFVELNDVVKGKGFSVFDEAELVVGICVRDIAEKYSNKDMKDLTEWLQRPQIGAKGLVYIKYQEDGSIKSTIGKFYTDDELNSWAQRFSAEKGDVIMILSGETEKTRKQLSELRLELGKRLELAKPGDFKPLWVLDFPLLEWDEESGRFHAMHHPFTSPKKEDIPRMLNGDHETMKSLKADAYDMVINGAEIGGGSIRIHDRALQSRNFDLLGFSKEEAEAQFGFLLGAFEYGAPPHGGLAFGFDRLCAVMNGQSSIRDFIAFPKNNQGRDMMIDAPSPVHADQLKELGLDLEGK